Proteins encoded within one genomic window of Hahella chejuensis KCTC 2396:
- a CDS encoding PilW family protein has product MSRLIAQKGLSLVEVMIALALSALLLIGIFQIFNSNKQAFQLQDGYARVQESGRLAMEMLNRDIRNAAYTGCSNGVNFNSIVEPSKYKAGIPDFDSSKGIVAYNNISTIASGSELNNFGLTVGTASGQIIAGTDAIVIKGASPCDGGKVVSYNQSSASFKIEDAKACGINQNDIVVVSNCQYADMFAITNNPISGGSIDTVTHGANWNISPPKLEGSYSNDSFLLRYTAKVYYVANGANSRPSLFVTQLEGTTLVTHELAEGISDMQFLMGEDSSGADKSVDRFLEPEDAALLIGRIVAVKTSFTLESEDNVLTISGNPLTTTFQSVSTLRNRVN; this is encoded by the coding sequence ATGAGCAGGTTGATTGCACAAAAAGGATTATCACTCGTTGAGGTGATGATTGCATTAGCGCTTAGTGCACTATTACTTATTGGGATTTTCCAAATATTTAATTCAAACAAACAAGCGTTTCAACTTCAGGATGGCTATGCCAGAGTTCAAGAGAGTGGGCGACTGGCAATGGAAATGCTGAATAGAGATATAAGAAACGCCGCCTATACTGGGTGCTCAAATGGTGTGAACTTCAATAGCATTGTTGAGCCGTCCAAATATAAAGCAGGTATCCCTGACTTTGACTCAAGTAAAGGAATTGTTGCGTATAATAATATATCGACTATCGCAAGTGGCAGTGAGTTGAATAATTTTGGCTTAACTGTGGGTACTGCAAGTGGGCAGATTATTGCTGGTACTGATGCCATTGTTATAAAAGGGGCTTCGCCCTGTGATGGAGGAAAGGTTGTTTCGTATAACCAATCCTCTGCTAGTTTTAAGATAGAAGACGCTAAAGCATGCGGGATAAACCAGAATGATATAGTCGTTGTGTCTAATTGTCAGTATGCGGATATGTTTGCAATTACAAATAATCCGATTTCAGGAGGAAGTATAGATACAGTGACTCATGGTGCCAACTGGAATATATCTCCACCTAAACTGGAGGGTAGCTACTCAAATGATTCATTCTTGTTAAGATATACAGCTAAGGTTTACTACGTGGCTAATGGAGCAAATAGCAGGCCATCATTGTTTGTTACTCAATTAGAAGGAACCACACTTGTTACTCATGAGTTAGCGGAAGGTATTTCAGACATGCAGTTCCTTATGGGAGAGGACAGCTCCGGCGCTGATAAATCAGTAGATAGATTTCTTGAGCCAGAGGATGCAGCCTTATTAATAGGTCGTATAGTTGCAGTGAAAACGAGTTTTACTTTGGAGTCTGAGGATAATGTACTTACTATCTCTGGTAATCCTCTCACTACAACGTTTCAATCAGTTAGTACTTTAAGAAATAGGGTTAATTGA
- a CDS encoding pilus assembly PilX family protein — MKVSNKQSGAALFVSLILLLVLTILGLASMNDSVMQGKMAGAVQDSNIALQGVEATLREAESFIETGVASTAAFDDTGGLYAMNSTTVPDPFSTSDWANGAKVKSATKVSGLSEAPKYFIQHVGKVAAPDEKTKLNIETYSHESGAGEIVGFKIIARSTGASGVSQRIVESYYGKRF, encoded by the coding sequence ATGAAAGTTAGCAATAAGCAGTCAGGCGCAGCCCTGTTCGTCAGTTTGATACTGCTCCTTGTACTTACAATACTTGGCCTTGCCTCAATGAACGATAGCGTTATGCAGGGAAAAATGGCAGGCGCAGTTCAAGACTCGAACATAGCTTTGCAAGGGGTTGAGGCGACTTTGCGCGAGGCTGAAAGCTTTATTGAGACTGGGGTAGCGAGTACAGCTGCGTTTGATGATACAGGCGGGCTGTATGCTATGAACTCTACAACTGTTCCTGATCCATTCTCTACGAGTGACTGGGCTAATGGGGCCAAGGTAAAAAGTGCGACTAAAGTTAGTGGCTTGAGTGAAGCCCCTAAGTATTTTATCCAGCATGTTGGCAAAGTTGCTGCTCCTGACGAGAAAACAAAACTGAATATTGAAACATACAGCCATGAGTCGGGAGCAGGCGAAATTGTGGGCTTTAAAATTATCGCGCGGAGTACAGGGGCGTCAGGAGTGTCGCAACGTATTGTCGAAAGTTATTACGGTAAGCGATTCTAA